In Massilia forsythiae, one DNA window encodes the following:
- a CDS encoding IS481 family transposase: protein MTQALHSQARTTHLIREEIRNSTLPQAELARLYNVTRQTIRKWQNRDSPEDKSHAPVKMYTTLSPEQELIVVELRKTLLLPTDDLLAITREFVNPAVSRAGLGRCLRRYGVSDLRDLVEQENAAPVTKKTFKDYEPGFVHIDIKYLPQMPDETSRRYLFVAIDRATRWVYIGLYADQTDSSSVDFLAKVQQACPVKIIKLLTDNGSQFTDRFTAGSKKKEPSGTHAFDRLCKQLGIEHRLIPPCHPQTNGMVERFNGRISDIVNQTRFGSAAELESTLRNYVKIYNHCIPQRALDHKTPVQALKDWHEKRPELFRKRVYNQAGLDT from the coding sequence ATGACCCAAGCGCTGCACAGCCAAGCCCGCACTACTCACCTGATTCGCGAGGAAATTAGGAACTCGACGCTACCGCAAGCCGAACTGGCCAGGCTGTACAACGTTACGCGCCAGACTATCCGGAAGTGGCAAAACCGCGATTCGCCGGAAGACAAGTCGCACGCTCCGGTCAAGATGTACACCACACTTTCACCTGAACAGGAACTCATCGTGGTAGAGCTGCGCAAGACGCTGCTGTTACCGACCGACGACCTACTGGCGATCACGCGTGAATTCGTTAATCCTGCCGTTTCCCGCGCTGGTTTGGGACGCTGCCTGCGTCGTTATGGGGTCTCGGACCTGCGCGACCTGGTCGAGCAGGAAAACGCTGCGCCGGTCACGAAAAAGACCTTCAAGGATTACGAGCCAGGCTTCGTACACATCGATATCAAGTATCTGCCTCAAATGCCCGACGAAACGTCACGGCGTTACCTGTTCGTCGCCATCGACCGTGCCACGCGCTGGGTCTACATCGGCCTGTACGCCGACCAAACCGACAGCAGCAGCGTCGATTTCCTGGCGAAGGTGCAGCAGGCCTGTCCCGTCAAGATCATCAAGCTGCTGACCGACAACGGCAGCCAGTTCACGGATCGCTTCACCGCTGGCAGCAAGAAAAAGGAACCCAGCGGCACGCACGCGTTCGACCGGCTGTGCAAACAGCTTGGCATCGAGCACCGCCTTATTCCGCCTTGTCACCCGCAGACCAATGGCATGGTCGAGCGCTTCAACGGCCGTATCAGCGACATCGTCAATCAAACACGTTTCGGCTCAGCCGCCGAACTGGAATCGACGCTGCGTAATTACGTCAAGATTTACAACCACTGCATTCCGCAGCGAGCCCTCGACCATAAAACACCTGTTCAAGCACTCAAAGACTGGCACGAAAAACGCCCCGAATTGTTCAGGAAACGCGTGTATAACCAGGCGGGTCTTGACACTTAG
- a CDS encoding sensor histidine kinase — MLSSFLDNNRADLIARCAAKVAKRPTRNASQRQLETGIPIFLEQLIQTLDAESDGDASEGVRISGPAGGEHTTVSEIRSTAMEHGKALLALEYTFDQVVHDYGDLCQAITDLAVERDAPFSIEEYRTLNRCLDNAIAAAVTEFSTQRDIATQLRQTSEGNQRLGYLMHELRNALSSGMLAAAAMKAGNLSVGGATGSVLQRSHAAMARIINRALDEVKADNAQLDTSSIFAVDEFIREAHEAGQLDAEARGLKLVALEVDPGLVVEAHRDLLLGALTNLIGNALKFTLPNTTVTLTAHAVSDRVFIEVSDHCGGLRQGDAERIFIPFSQRGDDKTGLGLGLSIARESVHADGGTLTVRNLPGHGCVFTINLPIRLQRAW, encoded by the coding sequence ATGCTGAGTAGCTTTCTTGACAATAATCGAGCTGATCTGATCGCTCGATGCGCAGCCAAAGTCGCCAAACGCCCGACGCGCAATGCTTCCCAAAGACAACTTGAGACTGGCATTCCGATTTTTCTTGAGCAGCTCATCCAGACACTCGACGCGGAAAGCGACGGCGATGCATCGGAGGGTGTGCGAATTTCGGGACCGGCAGGAGGGGAGCACACAACCGTTTCAGAAATACGTTCTACAGCCATGGAGCATGGTAAGGCGTTACTGGCGCTTGAATATACCTTTGACCAAGTGGTGCACGACTACGGTGATCTATGCCAGGCGATTACGGACTTGGCAGTTGAACGCGACGCACCATTTTCGATTGAAGAGTATCGAACGCTCAACCGTTGCCTAGACAACGCGATCGCGGCTGCAGTGACTGAGTTCAGTACGCAGCGCGACATCGCGACTCAACTGCGTCAAACGAGTGAGGGCAACCAGCGTTTGGGATACTTGATGCATGAGCTTCGCAATGCGCTCAGTTCCGGCATGTTGGCTGCAGCGGCCATGAAAGCAGGAAATTTGTCAGTTGGCGGCGCTACTGGCTCAGTGCTCCAACGAAGCCACGCCGCCATGGCTCGAATAATCAACCGGGCACTGGACGAGGTAAAAGCCGACAATGCACAGCTTGATACGTCGTCCATTTTCGCCGTGGACGAATTTATCCGCGAAGCCCACGAAGCGGGGCAGCTCGACGCCGAAGCGCGCGGACTCAAACTTGTTGCGTTAGAAGTCGACCCGGGTCTTGTGGTAGAGGCCCACCGAGATCTTTTGCTTGGCGCATTGACCAACTTGATTGGCAATGCCTTAAAGTTCACCTTGCCAAATACGACAGTAACATTGACAGCACATGCAGTAAGCGACCGCGTATTCATCGAGGTGAGCGACCATTGCGGGGGACTGCGACAAGGTGACGCAGAGCGTATATTTATACCATTCAGCCAGCGTGGCGACGACAAGACAGGCCTTGGTTTAGGTCTATCTATCGCAAGAGAAAGTGTACATGCCGATGGCGGAACCTTGACTGTGCGCAACCTACCCGGTCATGGATGTGTGTTTACGATCAACCTTCCTATACGTCTACAGCGCGCTTGGTAG
- a CDS encoding GFA family protein yields the protein MNAPFSGGCACGAIRYTSEQEPLAMLNCHCSDCQLSSGAPFASGVVVRSGSLQVSGTRKTYNVTASSGRLVTRSFCPDCGTPLFTSSAANPKLMSIRFPSLDDTTDFKPMLDIYTASAQQWVCLDATIPQFPGSPQ from the coding sequence ATGAACGCTCCTTTCTCAGGTGGGTGTGCCTGCGGAGCGATCCGCTACACAAGCGAGCAAGAGCCGCTTGCAATGCTCAACTGCCACTGCAGTGATTGCCAGCTCTCAAGCGGGGCTCCTTTTGCGTCTGGCGTTGTCGTTCGGAGCGGATCTCTTCAAGTCAGTGGGACGCGCAAGACCTATAACGTTACTGCAAGCAGCGGTAGACTTGTCACCCGTAGTTTTTGCCCCGACTGTGGCACGCCACTATTCACGAGCAGCGCAGCGAATCCGAAACTCATGTCTATCCGATTCCCGTCGTTAGACGACACTACCGACTTCAAACCCATGCTAGACATCTACACTGCCAGTGCGCAGCAATGGGTTTGCCTTGATGCGACAATTCCTCAATTTCCGGGCTCGCCTCAGTGA
- a CDS encoding LysM peptidoglycan-binding domain-containing protein, whose protein sequence is MGELAIDKLASVWTLVAPNERVSIKTHLHDVPKDDGTRVASGTHKVTPGETVSRIARDNGTTYQEICKLNGIEKPYTIYPGQILKLPPKHGKKAPVPPAPYHGQPATHAPVPDRAPRAAAALPGKPAVSEKRDQESRHPVADVVATTPSDRIAAAIAYAMKHKEPKSVHLCLKYVKRALFASKAIRSYPGIIAAKDFGPFLGKEGFDNLLESKPGANLKNAPIGSIIIYRPVEMQAYHGKTIYGHIEIKTEHGYVSDFFTERPTYGTDAVTMVSPVGRRIPVSYKVIGIWFKE, encoded by the coding sequence TTGGGCGAACTCGCCATCGACAAGCTCGCATCGGTGTGGACATTGGTCGCCCCCAACGAGCGCGTGTCGATCAAGACGCATCTGCATGATGTCCCAAAGGACGACGGTACACGCGTGGCCAGCGGTACGCACAAGGTTACCCCTGGCGAAACCGTTTCGCGCATTGCGCGTGATAATGGAACGACTTACCAGGAGATCTGCAAATTGAACGGGATAGAGAAGCCATACACCATCTACCCCGGCCAGATCCTCAAGCTTCCTCCCAAGCATGGCAAGAAGGCACCCGTGCCGCCCGCGCCGTACCATGGCCAGCCGGCTACACACGCGCCAGTGCCCGACCGCGCACCGCGTGCCGCCGCGGCATTGCCGGGAAAACCGGCGGTCAGCGAAAAGCGCGACCAGGAAAGCCGGCATCCCGTCGCGGATGTCGTGGCGACTACGCCATCCGACAGGATCGCGGCCGCGATCGCCTACGCGATGAAACACAAGGAACCGAAGTCAGTGCATCTGTGCCTGAAATATGTCAAGAGGGCCCTGTTTGCCTCGAAGGCGATCCGGTCCTATCCAGGCATCATCGCGGCCAAGGATTTCGGCCCTTTCCTCGGCAAGGAAGGTTTCGACAATCTCCTGGAGAGCAAGCCAGGCGCTAATCTGAAGAATGCGCCAATCGGATCAATCATCATCTACAGGCCTGTTGAAATGCAGGCATACCATGGAAAAACCATCTACGGCCACATCGAAATCAAGACCGAACATGGCTACGTCAGCGATTTCTTTACCGAGCGTCCGACGTATGGCACCGATGCGGTCACGATGGTATCGCCGGTTGGTAGGAGAATTCCCGTGAGTTACAAGGTCATCGGCATATGGTTCAAGGAATGA
- a CDS encoding PAAR domain-containing protein, producing the protein MNRALIRVGDPTSHGGKVLEGSPNFIVDGKPVARLGDKASCPIHGDTAIDSGSKHYFTDAKPTARDGDTTACGATLAATHTHYLIR; encoded by the coding sequence ATGAACCGGGCGCTGATACGGGTGGGCGACCCCACTTCGCACGGCGGCAAGGTGCTCGAAGGCAGCCCGAATTTCATCGTGGACGGCAAACCGGTCGCCCGTCTCGGCGACAAAGCGAGTTGCCCCATCCACGGCGATACCGCCATCGATAGCGGCAGCAAACATTACTTCACGGACGCCAAGCCTACGGCGCGCGACGGCGACACGACTGCCTGTGGCGCCACCTTGGCCGCGACACACACCCACTACCTCATTCGCTAG
- a CDS encoding diguanylate cyclase, translated as MFSRLDSSLKLFGTLIIVIVACLATLPILSSSQANATLDALKEGGAKERAYNLTLSLLKDAETGQRGFLIAGDESFLDPYRAGVAGIPAAVEELQQRAGSDKERTLVARIAELSRAKVAEMDQTIRLKKAGDTRAAMDMVASQRGKIMMDELRALLGAQLRVLAGERTRLRDELTATLGYNSALGIGASLASLVLIVATVYIVTRSLNERAQAASESRSLAERNAQLARQSAVRAERLSIAADMLQALDSVRTPPELERVLPVFLRKLLPATAGAVYLYRNSRDVLELKASWGLDGEAPPMVAPGDCWGLRLGKVHVATLDHDLCCDHGAIRGGAHATQTCVPMISQGDVIGVLVVAAGRRDDARRDDARRDDDAVDSAHVVALAEQLSLAISNVSLRDTLRHQSTVDPLTGLYNRRFFDESLKRELARAQRSRSACSVVMVDLDHFKRVNDTHGHEGGDLVLQAASRAMLQRVRASDVVCRYGGEELVLMLPDCGAEEAVKCAEAIRASIAGIVIQHQGLTISGISASFGVAQWRGHGEGEQELLQAADRALYAAKKGGRNRVVVADADLPPRGREAVAA; from the coding sequence ATGTTTTCGCGACTCGACTCCAGCCTCAAGCTCTTCGGCACCCTGATCATCGTCATCGTCGCCTGTCTCGCCACGCTGCCGATCCTCAGCAGCTCCCAGGCCAACGCCACCCTCGACGCCCTGAAGGAGGGCGGCGCCAAGGAGCGTGCCTACAACCTCACGCTAAGCCTGCTGAAGGATGCCGAGACCGGACAGCGCGGCTTCCTGATCGCCGGCGACGAGAGCTTCCTCGACCCCTACCGCGCCGGCGTCGCCGGCATTCCCGCCGCGGTCGAGGAGCTGCAACAGCGCGCCGGCTCGGACAAGGAGCGGACGCTGGTGGCCCGCATTGCCGAGTTGAGCCGGGCGAAGGTGGCCGAAATGGACCAGACCATCCGCCTGAAAAAGGCCGGCGACACCAGGGCCGCCATGGACATGGTGGCCAGCCAGCGCGGCAAGATCATGATGGACGAACTGCGCGCGCTGCTGGGCGCTCAGCTGCGGGTGCTGGCCGGCGAGCGCACCAGGTTGCGTGACGAGCTGACCGCCACCCTGGGCTACAACTCGGCGCTGGGCATCGGCGCCAGCCTGGCCAGCCTGGTCCTGATCGTGGCGACGGTCTACATCGTGACCAGGAGCCTGAACGAACGGGCGCAAGCGGCAAGCGAGTCGCGCTCCCTGGCGGAGCGCAATGCGCAGCTAGCGCGGCAGTCCGCGGTGCGCGCCGAGCGCCTGTCGATCGCGGCCGACATGCTGCAGGCGCTGGACAGCGTCAGGACGCCGCCCGAGCTGGAGCGCGTGCTGCCGGTCTTCCTGCGCAAGCTGTTGCCGGCCACGGCGGGCGCGGTCTACCTGTACCGTAACTCGCGCGACGTGCTCGAGCTGAAGGCGAGCTGGGGGCTGGACGGGGAAGCGCCGCCCATGGTGGCGCCGGGCGACTGCTGGGGCCTGCGGCTCGGCAAGGTCCACGTCGCCACGCTGGACCACGACCTGTGCTGCGACCACGGCGCGATCCGGGGCGGCGCCCACGCCACCCAGACCTGCGTCCCGATGATTTCGCAGGGCGACGTGATCGGCGTGCTGGTCGTCGCCGCCGGCCGGCGTGACGACGCCCGGCGTGACGACGCCCGGCGCGACGACGACGCGGTCGACAGCGCCCACGTCGTCGCGCTGGCCGAACAGCTCAGCCTGGCGATCAGCAATGTCTCGCTGCGCGACACCCTGCGCCACCAGTCGACCGTCGATCCGCTCACCGGCCTGTACAACCGGCGCTTCTTCGACGAATCGCTCAAGCGCGAACTGGCGCGCGCCCAGCGCAGCCGCAGCGCCTGCTCGGTGGTGATGGTGGACCTGGACCACTTCAAGCGCGTCAACGACACCCATGGCCACGAGGGCGGCGACCTGGTCCTGCAGGCGGCCAGCCGCGCCATGCTGCAGCGGGTGCGCGCCAGCGACGTGGTGTGCCGTTACGGCGGCGAGGAACTGGTGCTGATGCTGCCGGATTGCGGCGCCGAGGAAGCGGTGAAGTGCGCCGAAGCGATCCGCGCGTCCATCGCGGGCATCGTCATCCAGCACCAGGGACTGACCATTTCCGGCATCTCGGCCTCGTTCGGCGTGGCCCAGTGGCGCGGCCATGGCGAGGGCGAGCAGGAGCTGCTGCAGGCGGCCGACCGCGCCCTGTATGCGGCCAAGAAGGGCGGGCGCAACCGGGTCGTGGTGGCGGATGCTGACCTGCCTCCACGGGGCCGGGAGGCCGTCGCAGCTTGA
- a CDS encoding TonB-dependent siderophore receptor, which produces MSSCLQSPDFFRLSLLALALSSAFPAIAAAQEGDEQAMQAVRITAARAQGFVPRTVEAGSFRGADVMDVPSTVNVVTREVLELQGAAGLYDALRNTAGVTRQQNAGDTWDQLVIRGIAVENRTNYRLNGSLPIMNFSQVPLEDKERVEVLKGATALYYGFTSPAGVVNFVTKRAGRAPVTTLGLTLDQNGSAVASTDVARRFGERGQFGVRVNAAGGTLGSYLDGVGNGNRGFASAALDWRVDERLRLSADIEYDRRRVTEQAGIALPTAVSGVIALPRAVDSRRLVGPDWALFKAESRNAQLRADLALNQDWALTVEAGHAQTERDRALPVFRFTNAAAVAGGAGRITGNLQHSLVDSSMLRAELAGSFATGPVTHDLTLGATGTDKGQDPIYQANYTIPVQNLYAPVAVTGVTVGAYPATPTTAALDSRDKGLYAIDRLGFGRWQAIAGVRAVQYRSDQGANHYDVGKTTPMAALVYRPGDDVSLYASSAQGLEEGETAPTGSANQNVRLGPGVSRQKELGARWRTPGGLLLQAALFDIRRPGYYTNAANVFTADGAQHYRGIELAAQGKLTRQLSWQGSAQVLDPRFERINAQYDGKLPENAARRTASSFLSYDLDAVPGLSLNAGAYFTGRRPVNDLDQAFLGGNTLFSAGGLYATLVGGKRTTWQINVDNAGDKRYWAGAGTRLSAGLPRLVKLGVKVDL; this is translated from the coding sequence ATGTCGTCCTGCCTGCAATCCCCCGATTTCTTCCGCCTCTCCTTGCTGGCCCTGGCCCTCTCCAGCGCCTTTCCTGCCATCGCCGCCGCCCAGGAGGGCGACGAGCAGGCCATGCAGGCGGTGCGCATCACCGCCGCCAGGGCCCAGGGTTTCGTCCCGCGGACGGTGGAGGCGGGGAGCTTTCGCGGCGCCGACGTGATGGACGTGCCGTCCACCGTCAACGTCGTGACGCGCGAGGTGCTGGAACTGCAGGGCGCCGCCGGCCTGTATGATGCGCTGCGCAATACCGCCGGCGTGACGCGCCAGCAGAACGCCGGCGACACCTGGGACCAGCTGGTCATCCGCGGCATCGCGGTGGAAAACCGCACCAACTACCGCCTCAACGGTTCGCTGCCGATCATGAATTTCTCCCAGGTGCCGCTGGAGGACAAGGAGCGGGTCGAGGTGCTCAAGGGCGCCACCGCGCTGTACTACGGCTTCACCTCGCCGGCCGGCGTCGTGAACTTCGTCACCAAGCGCGCCGGCAGGGCGCCGGTGACGACGCTGGGACTGACGCTCGACCAGAACGGGTCGGCCGTGGCCTCGACCGACGTGGCGCGCCGTTTCGGCGAGCGCGGCCAGTTCGGCGTGCGCGTGAATGCCGCCGGCGGCACGCTCGGCTCCTACCTCGACGGCGTCGGCAACGGCAACCGCGGCTTCGCCTCAGCGGCGCTCGACTGGCGCGTGGACGAGCGCCTGCGCCTGAGCGCCGACATCGAATACGACAGGCGTCGCGTGACCGAGCAGGCCGGGATCGCGCTGCCGACCGCCGTGAGCGGCGTGATCGCGCTGCCGCGCGCGGTCGACTCGCGGCGCCTGGTGGGGCCGGACTGGGCGCTGTTCAAGGCCGAGAGCAGGAATGCCCAGCTGCGCGCCGACCTGGCCCTGAACCAGGACTGGGCGCTGACCGTGGAAGCCGGCCATGCGCAGACCGAACGCGACCGCGCCTTGCCGGTGTTCCGCTTCACCAACGCCGCTGCCGTGGCCGGCGGCGCCGGCCGCATCACCGGCAACCTGCAGCATTCGCTGGTGGACTCGAGCATGCTGCGCGCCGAACTGGCCGGCTCCTTCGCCACCGGCCCGGTCACGCACGACCTGACCCTGGGCGCCACCGGCACCGACAAGGGCCAGGACCCGATCTACCAGGCCAACTACACGATCCCGGTGCAGAACCTGTACGCGCCGGTCGCGGTGACGGGCGTGACCGTCGGTGCCTATCCCGCCACGCCCACCACGGCCGCACTGGACAGCCGCGACAAGGGCCTGTACGCGATCGACCGCCTCGGCTTCGGCCGCTGGCAGGCGATCGCCGGCGTGCGCGCCGTGCAGTACCGCAGCGACCAGGGCGCCAACCACTACGACGTCGGCAAGACCACGCCGATGGCGGCGCTGGTCTACCGGCCCGGCGACGACGTCTCGCTGTACGCCTCCAGCGCCCAAGGACTGGAAGAAGGCGAGACGGCGCCGACCGGCAGCGCCAACCAGAACGTGCGCCTGGGGCCGGGCGTCAGCAGGCAGAAGGAACTCGGGGCGCGCTGGCGTACCCCGGGCGGCCTGCTGCTGCAGGCGGCCCTGTTCGACATCCGCCGACCCGGCTACTACACGAATGCCGCCAACGTCTTCACCGCCGACGGCGCGCAGCACTACCGCGGCATCGAACTGGCCGCGCAGGGCAAGCTGACGCGCCAATTGTCGTGGCAGGGCTCGGCCCAGGTGCTCGACCCGCGCTTCGAGCGCATCAACGCGCAGTACGACGGCAAGCTGCCGGAAAACGCAGCGCGCCGCACCGCCAGCAGCTTCCTGTCGTACGACCTCGACGCAGTGCCTGGGCTGTCGCTCAACGCCGGCGCTTACTTTACCGGTCGGCGTCCGGTCAACGACCTGGACCAGGCCTTCTTGGGCGGGAATACCCTGTTCAGCGCCGGCGGCCTCTACGCCACCCTGGTGGGCGGCAAGCGCACCACCTGGCAGATCAACGTCGACAACGCCGGCGACAAGCGCTACTGGGCCGGCGCCGGCACGCGCCTGAGCGCGGGCCTGCCGCGCCTGGTCAAGCTGGGCGTCAAAGTGGATTTGTGA
- a CDS encoding TonB-dependent siderophore receptor, with amino-acid sequence MHRTTIVRGTRNSAHNAARSNARIAALVAGLFAGAGHTQAQANGPAAADNDAAAPDAAAVQTVTINGEREREGEKARSRGALGSRSDLDTPFATATVTSEQLEDRQVASLAQVFAEDASVTAKGGTYTQSAHAIAVRGLALDFTNGFKIDGQPFQMYGVELPLETIESVQLLKGATGFLYGFSAPGGIVNYVTKKPTEERTASVDIGYASASLRKAHLDAGGRFGSERRFGYRANLVHEQGDTYNGVRLKRDAASLALDARITRDLTWNASLLYQERDLDGGAPTVSLQVYPAAARLPAPVDGRINYGAYATSYYDSTMWMATSGVDWQINRDWKANVTYGHSYKRIDSAYETLYLTNAAGGYSNRLNPFYRPTLTYNALSATIEGSFATGALRHTTVFGAGRQALSRTLNPQSALSLFSAATAGNLYQPAPALVDTSSIDRHTFYTISTWRHQSVFASDTIAFNERWSLLAGARRVDYRNLNYAASGARTSSYRKKPTSPTVALLYKPAPAATVYASYVEALEDGGTVSAVYANANEVLPPLKSRQAELGVKTDQARWGASAALFRVRRGATYADYTADARGVLTQGGELRYQGMELNGRADLRRWLSVNAGATWLDATYRATSPAIVGNRVESTPRFQAVLGADVKVPQVAGLSLHANASYLGKQFVNSANAWTVPALTLLNAGAAWRTHVDGRWVTLRLQANNLADRRYWYSTGSNALQIGAPRTLAANLRVDL; translated from the coding sequence ATGCACAGAACCACCATCGTGCGCGGCACGCGCAATAGCGCGCACAACGCCGCGCGCAGCAACGCGCGCATCGCCGCCCTCGTCGCCGGCTTGTTCGCCGGCGCCGGACACACGCAGGCGCAGGCGAACGGCCCCGCCGCGGCCGACAACGACGCGGCGGCGCCGGACGCCGCCGCCGTCCAGACCGTGACCATCAACGGCGAGCGCGAACGCGAAGGCGAGAAAGCGCGTTCGCGCGGCGCCCTCGGCAGCCGCTCCGACCTCGACACGCCGTTCGCCACCGCCACCGTCACCAGCGAACAGCTGGAAGACCGCCAGGTCGCCTCGCTGGCGCAGGTGTTCGCGGAGGACGCCTCGGTCACCGCCAAGGGCGGCACCTATACCCAGTCGGCCCACGCCATCGCGGTACGCGGCCTGGCGCTCGACTTCACCAACGGCTTCAAGATCGACGGCCAGCCGTTCCAGATGTACGGCGTCGAGCTGCCGCTGGAAACGATCGAGTCGGTGCAGCTGCTGAAAGGCGCGACCGGCTTCCTGTACGGCTTTTCCGCGCCGGGCGGCATCGTCAACTACGTCACCAAGAAGCCGACCGAGGAACGCACCGCCAGCGTCGATATCGGCTATGCGAGTGCCAGCCTGCGCAAGGCGCACCTCGACGCTGGCGGCCGCTTCGGCAGCGAGCGCCGCTTCGGCTACCGCGCCAACCTGGTGCACGAGCAGGGCGATACCTACAACGGGGTCAGGCTCAAGCGCGACGCCGCGTCGCTGGCGCTGGACGCGCGCATCACGCGCGACCTCACCTGGAACGCCAGCCTGCTGTACCAGGAGCGCGACCTCGATGGCGGCGCGCCGACCGTGTCGCTGCAGGTGTACCCGGCCGCCGCCCGGCTGCCGGCGCCGGTCGACGGGCGCATTAACTACGGCGCCTACGCCACTTCCTACTACGATTCGACGATGTGGATGGCCACCAGCGGCGTCGACTGGCAGATAAACCGCGACTGGAAGGCCAACGTGACCTACGGCCACAGCTACAAGCGCATCGACAGCGCCTACGAGACGCTGTACCTGACCAATGCCGCCGGCGGCTACAGCAACCGCCTGAACCCGTTCTACCGGCCGACCCTGACCTACAACGCGCTGTCGGCGACGATCGAAGGCAGCTTCGCCACCGGCGCCCTGCGCCACACGACGGTGTTCGGCGCCGGCCGCCAGGCGCTGTCGCGCACGCTCAATCCGCAGTCGGCGCTGAGCCTGTTCAGCGCGGCCACCGCCGGCAACCTCTACCAGCCGGCGCCGGCGCTGGTCGACACGTCCAGCATCGACCGCCACACCTTCTACACGATCTCGACCTGGCGCCACCAGTCCGTGTTCGCCAGCGACACCATCGCCTTTAACGAGCGCTGGTCGCTGCTGGCCGGCGCGCGCCGGGTCGACTACCGCAACCTGAACTACGCCGCCAGCGGGGCGCGCACCTCCAGTTACCGCAAGAAGCCGACCTCGCCCACCGTGGCGCTGCTGTACAAGCCGGCGCCGGCCGCCACCGTGTACGCCAGCTACGTCGAGGCGCTGGAAGACGGCGGCACCGTGTCCGCCGTCTACGCCAACGCCAACGAGGTGCTGCCGCCGCTGAAGAGCCGCCAGGCCGAACTCGGGGTGAAGACCGACCAGGCGCGCTGGGGCGCGTCGGCGGCGCTGTTCCGCGTGCGCCGCGGCGCCACCTACGCCGATTACACCGCCGATGCGCGCGGCGTCCTGACGCAGGGCGGCGAGCTGCGCTACCAGGGCATGGAGCTGAACGGGCGCGCCGACCTGCGGCGCTGGCTGAGCGTGAACGCCGGCGCCACCTGGCTCGACGCCACCTACCGCGCCACCAGTCCGGCCATCGTCGGCAACCGGGTCGAGAGCACGCCGCGCTTCCAGGCGGTGCTGGGCGCCGACGTGAAAGTGCCGCAGGTGGCCGGGCTGTCGCTGCACGCCAACGCCAGCTACCTGGGAAAACAGTTCGTCAACAGCGCCAACGCCTGGACCGTGCCGGCGCTGACGCTGCTGAACGCCGGCGCCGCCTGGCGCACGCACGTGGACGGCCGCTGGGTGACGCTGCGCCTGCAGGCCAACAACCTGGCCGACCGCCGCTACTGGTACTCGACCGGTTCGAACGCGCTGCAGATCGGCGCGCCGCGCACGCTGGCCGCCAACCTGCGCGTCGACCTGTGA